Proteins from a single region of Ziziphus jujuba cultivar Dongzao chromosome 1, ASM3175591v1:
- the LOC107406824 gene encoding guanine nucleotide-binding protein subunit gamma 3 isoform X4 produces the protein MGFNLLPDLAESMSKLLLRLDTFIGAKQDPFIAKNQDGRKSHHFWNRIWGKCRFNLAWVCCFGGCLPHRCACNPSSNSKFHGSNCRCLKKTLHLNCCSFPRLSYPSFGCCCFKLCPCKCKKVSFCPNCCCNPCRLFDGCTCYWII, from the exons ATGGGCTTCAACCTGCTTCCAGATCTTGCAGAGAGTATGTCTAAACTTTTGTTGAG GCTTGACACATTTATAGGTGCTAAACAAGATCCATTCATAGCTAA GAATCAGGACGGTCGTAAATCCCATCACTTCTGGAACAGGATCTG GGGAAAATGTCGCTTCAATCTTGCGTGGGTTTGCTGCTTTGGTGGCTGCTTGCCTCATAGATGTGCCTGCAATCCGTCATCAAATTCCAAGTTCCATGGTAGCAATTGCAGATGCTTGAAGAAAACATTGCACCTAAATTGTTGCAGTTTCCCAAGACTCTCATATCCATCCTTTGGTTGCTGCTGTTTCAAGTTGTGTCCCTGTAAATGTAAGAAGGTAAGCTTTTGTCCCAACTGTTGTTGTAACCCATGCCGTCTGTTCGATGGATGCACTTGTTACTGGATTATCTAA
- the LOC107406824 gene encoding guanine nucleotide-binding protein subunit gamma 3 isoform X2, protein MEGRCNSSSSLSSASSFGSCSALRAAIPKSPPPPPPPPGLDLYGKRRQMVKLQVLEREIGLLQEELKSLDGLQPASRSCRELDTFIGAKQDPFIAKNQDGRKSHHFWNRIWGKCRFNLAWVCCFGGCLPHRCACNPSSNSKFHGSNCRCLKKTLHLNCCSFPRLSYPSFGCCCFKLCPCKCKKVSFCPNCCCNPCRLFDGCTCYWII, encoded by the exons ATGGAAGGTCGGtgcaattcttcttcttctttatcttcGGCATCGTCGTTCGGTTCTTGCTCCGCATTGCGTGCTGCCATTCCCAAATCTCCtccgccgccgccgccgccaCCGGGATTGGATTTGTACGGCAAGCGGAGGCAAATGGTTAAGCTCCAGGTCTTGGAGAGAGAGATTGGTTTGCTTCAG GAGGAGTTGAAATCACTTGATGGGCTTCAACCTGCTTCCAGATCTTGCAGAGA GCTTGACACATTTATAGGTGCTAAACAAGATCCATTCATAGCTAA GAATCAGGACGGTCGTAAATCCCATCACTTCTGGAACAGGATCTG GGGAAAATGTCGCTTCAATCTTGCGTGGGTTTGCTGCTTTGGTGGCTGCTTGCCTCATAGATGTGCCTGCAATCCGTCATCAAATTCCAAGTTCCATGGTAGCAATTGCAGATGCTTGAAGAAAACATTGCACCTAAATTGTTGCAGTTTCCCAAGACTCTCATATCCATCCTTTGGTTGCTGCTGTTTCAAGTTGTGTCCCTGTAAATGTAAGAAGGTAAGCTTTTGTCCCAACTGTTGTTGTAACCCATGCCGTCTGTTCGATGGATGCACTTGTTACTGGATTATCTAA
- the LOC107406824 gene encoding guanine nucleotide-binding protein subunit gamma 3 isoform X1, with amino-acid sequence MEGRCNSSSSLSSASSFGSCSALRAAIPKSPPPPPPPPGLDLYGKRRQMVKLQVLEREIGLLQEELKSLDGLQPASRSCRELDTFIGAKQDPFIANRNQDGRKSHHFWNRIWGKCRFNLAWVCCFGGCLPHRCACNPSSNSKFHGSNCRCLKKTLHLNCCSFPRLSYPSFGCCCFKLCPCKCKKVSFCPNCCCNPCRLFDGCTCYWII; translated from the exons ATGGAAGGTCGGtgcaattcttcttcttctttatcttcGGCATCGTCGTTCGGTTCTTGCTCCGCATTGCGTGCTGCCATTCCCAAATCTCCtccgccgccgccgccgccaCCGGGATTGGATTTGTACGGCAAGCGGAGGCAAATGGTTAAGCTCCAGGTCTTGGAGAGAGAGATTGGTTTGCTTCAG GAGGAGTTGAAATCACTTGATGGGCTTCAACCTGCTTCCAGATCTTGCAGAGA GCTTGACACATTTATAGGTGCTAAACAAGATCCATTCATAGCTAA CAGGAATCAGGACGGTCGTAAATCCCATCACTTCTGGAACAGGATCTG GGGAAAATGTCGCTTCAATCTTGCGTGGGTTTGCTGCTTTGGTGGCTGCTTGCCTCATAGATGTGCCTGCAATCCGTCATCAAATTCCAAGTTCCATGGTAGCAATTGCAGATGCTTGAAGAAAACATTGCACCTAAATTGTTGCAGTTTCCCAAGACTCTCATATCCATCCTTTGGTTGCTGCTGTTTCAAGTTGTGTCCCTGTAAATGTAAGAAGGTAAGCTTTTGTCCCAACTGTTGTTGTAACCCATGCCGTCTGTTCGATGGATGCACTTGTTACTGGATTATCTAA
- the LOC107409861 gene encoding subtilisin-like protease SBT1.4 produces MAFPSNPFSFIPFFFFFFLFLIPLSFSSSSDGPQNFIVHVAKSQKPSLFSSHHHWYNSIIKSLPASSHPSKLLYSYDKAIHGFSASLTAFQADKLRDLPAILSVIPDQARQLHTTHTPNFLGLADNFGLWPNSDYADDVIVGVLDTGIWPERPSFSDAGLSPVPSTWKGKCELSDAFPASACNRKIIGARTFYKGYEEYRRRPIDESKESKSPRDTQGHGTHTASTAAGALVSNASFYHYANGVARGMATKARIAAYKICWASGCFESDILAAMDQAIADGVHVISLSVGSSYVSPYDSDSIAVGAFGATRHGIVVSCSAGNSGPGPSTASNIAPWILTVGASTIDREFPADVILGDDRVFSGVSLYSGDPLVDFKLPLIYAQDAGDRYCRLLQPSKVTGKIVVCDRGGNARVAKGSVVKLAGGLGMILSNTEDSGEELIADSHLIPATTVGQMAGDKIKEYIKFSQYPTASITFRGTVIGSSPPAPKVASFSSRGPNPLTPEILKPDIIAPGVNILAAWTGSTSPTDLDIDPRRVEFNIISGTSMSCPHVSGIAALLRKAHPDWSPSAIKSALVTTAYTVDNSGKNIEDLGSGKESTPFIHGAGHVDPNRALNPGLVYDLNGDDYVAFLCSIGYDSKRIAVFLGEPAGADICARKVAITGNLTSPGDLNYPSFSVVFNSNRDRVKYKRVVKNVGSEVDAVYEVNVSAPPGVEINVLPSKLVFSAENQTQAYEITISTGIGYGGGGGSDRFGSIEWTDGSHGVRSPVAIRWSSAGSIASI; encoded by the coding sequence ATGGCCTTTCCTTCTAACCCCTTCTCTTTcattcccttcttcttcttcttcttcctctttctcaTACCTCTAAGCTTCTCATCCTCATCGGATGGTCCTCAGAACTTTATCGTTCACGTGGCTAAATCACAGAAGCCCTCTCTCTTCTCCTCCCATCACCACTGGTATAACTCCATCATCAAATCCCTCCCTGCTTCCTCTCACCCTTCCAAGCTTCTCTACTCCTACGACAAAGCCATCCATGGCTTCTCCGCCAGTCTCACCGCCTTTCAGGCTGATAAGCTTCGCGACCTCCCCGCTATTCTCTCGGTGATTCCTGATCAAGCCCGTCAGCTCCACACCACTCACACCCCTAACTTTTTAGGCCTCGCCGATAATTTCGGCCTCTGGCCTAACTCCGATTATGCCGACGATGTCATCGTCGGAGTCCTCGATACCGGAATTTGGCCTGAACGGCCGAGCTTTTCCGATGCCGGGCTTTCGCCTGTTCCGTCGACCTGGAAAGGAAAATGCGAGCTTTCCGATGCCTTTCCGGCTTCGGCTTGTAACCGGAAGATAATCGGTGCCAGAACATTTTACAAGGGATATGAGGAATACAGAAGAAGACCCATTGACGAATCGAAGGAATCGAAATCCCCAAGAGACACACAAGGTCATGGGACCCACACGGCGTCTACGGCTGCCGGAGCTCTGGTTTCGAATGCGAGCTTTTATCATTACGCTAATGGTGTAGCCAGAGGTATGGCTACAAAAGCCCGTATTGCGGCCTACAAGATCTGCTGGGCCTCTGGTTGTTTCGAGTCCGACATTTTGGCTGCCATGGACCAAGCGATTGCCGATGGGGTTCATGTAATTTCGCTCTCCGTTGGGTCTTCCTATGTCTCTCCGTACGACTCTGATTCCATAGCAGTCGGGGCGTTTGGAGCTACCCGACATGGAATCGTCGTTTCTTGCTCGGCAGGAAATTCCGGTCCTGGTCCATCTACTGCATCCAACATCGCTCCTTGGATTCTAACTGTCGGTGCTTCCACCATCGACAGAGAATTCCCTGCCGATGTGATTCTAGGCGATGACAGAGTTTTCAGCGGAGTATCTCTGTATTCTGGAGATCCCCTTGTGGATTTCAAGCTTCCATTGATCTACGCTCAAGACGCTGGAGATAGATACTGCCGTCTTCTCCAACCATCAAAAGTGACCGGAAAAATCGTCGTCTGCGATCGTGGAGGTAATGCTAGAGTTGCAAAAGGAAGCGTGGTGAAGCTCGCCGGCGGTCTGGGAATGATATTGTCTAATACAGAGGACAGCGGCGAAGAACTCATCGCTGATTCCCATCTTATTCCGGCAACTACAGTGGGTCAGATGGCCGGTGACAAAATCAAGGAGTATATCAAATTTAGCCAATACCCAACTGCCAGCATAACCTTCAGAGGAACTGTAATTGGGTCTTCACCTCCGGCTCCAAAGGTCGCATCATTCTCGAGCCGCGGTCCAAATCCTCTGACCCCAGAGATTCTGAAACCTGATATTATAGCTCCTGGTGTCAACATTTTGGCTGCTTGGACAGGTTCTACTAGTCCCACAGATTTAGACATTGATCCAAGACGTGTTGAATTCAATATAATTTCAGGGACTTCAATGTCTTGTCCGCATGTTAGTGGGATCGCTGCTCTGCTTCGAAAGGCTCACCCGGATTGGTCTCCTTCTGCTATAAAATCTGCCCTCGTCACAACCGCTTACACTGTGGACAATTCCGGGAAGAATATTGAAGATCTTGGAAGTGGGAAAGAATCCACACCCTTTATCCATGGAGCAGGACATGTGGATCCCAATAGAGCTCTTAATCCAGGATTGGTCTATGATTTGAATGGTGATGATTATGTGGCATTTTTATGCTCCATTGGATACGATTCCAAGCGTATAGCAGTATTTCTTGGTGAGCCTGCTGGTGCAGATATATGTGCAAGGAAAGTGGCTATCACTGGGAATTTAACAAGTCCTGGTGATCTGAATTATCCATCGTTTTCAGTGGTTTTCAATTCCAATCGAGATAGGGTTAAGTATAAGAGGGTTGTTAAAAATGTTGGGAGTGAAGTTGATGCTGTTTATGAAGTGAATGTGAGTGCACCTCCTGGGGTTGAAATCAATGTGTTGCCTAGCAAGCTTGTGTTTAGTGCAGAGAATCAAACTCAGGCTTATGAAATTACAATATCGACCGGGATTGGGtacggtggtggtggtggttcgGATAGATTCGGTTCGATCGAATGGACGGATGGGAGTCATGGAGTGAGAAGCCCGGTTGCTATTAGATGGAGCAGTGCAGGATCCATAGCTTCCATATGA
- the LOC107406823 gene encoding uncharacterized protein LOC107406823 — protein sequence MAQDQELHGQNLALTNPNRRVVRRTIPLRRRRVPAIRLGGKRPGRVVGLIGILRRIKVRWLKLRYLYMLRKLREYYRKTVKELKEASATIEAFQQRALLETSFALPVMGVSFNNYPAVAASDRPRTLIM from the coding sequence ATGGCTCAAGACCAGGAGCTCCATGGCCAAAACTTGGCCCTCACCAATCCAAATCGGAGGGTGGTCCGCCGTACAATCCCACTCCGTCGTCGTAGGGTGCCGGCGATTCGCCTAGGAGGAAAGAGGCCGGGAAGAGTTGTGGGGTTGATAGGGATATTGAGGAGGATTAAAGTAAGATGGCTGAAATTACGATACTTGTACATGTTGAGGAAGCTGAGGGAGTATTATAGGAAGACGGTTAAGGAGCTGAAGGAAGCAAGTGCCACCATCGAAGCTTTCCAGCAAAGGGCTCTTCTGGAGACTTCTTTTGCTTTACCTGTTATGGGTGTCTCCTTCAATAACTATCCTGCTGTGGCTGCTTCAGATCGTCCTCGAACACTTATCATGTAG
- the LOC107435435 gene encoding cation/calcium exchanger 4, with protein MAFTFRSNTQFRGIFNGFSAFVLFFFFYNQADILRNPPILRRPSLISNQIPTPRAYFNSGSNRIAVNIHRRVAETGGNSSSSVDGSDENDLDVHNVESCAGLHDYEGFASKCQFLKANPDCSSDSFINYLKVFYCDCHDFSLLGYSILCIWLVALFYILGNTAADYFCCSLEKLSSLLKLPPTVAGVTLLPLGNGAPDVFASIAAFVGTDAGELGLNSVLGGAMFVTCIVVGTVSLCIANKRVQINRRCFVRDVIFLLITLASLSLILFVRKVTVIAAIAFVSIYVVYALGVVISEIVRKNIGNLKLDVVSPLLPVRASMFSHATEDDGSLFEPEDDEPPELNTYLSQCIWNSNVAIYSNQEVMKLSLLDDEVPPWGWTESMDGTEKFSYSKLLFLLEIPLTLPRRLTIPLVNEETWSKSYAVASAFMAPILLAFLWNTQGNVCSQSRTISYFIGLTVGFTLGVLSYHHTVSDHPPQRFMIVWVLGGFVMSIVWFYIIANELVGLLVSFGVIMGVNPSLLGLTVLAWGNSMGDLMSNVALTMQHGEDGVQIALSGCYASPMFNTLVGLGISMLLGAWAERPGSYIVPQDSGLFYTMAFLVTGLIWALVVLLQNDMHPTKLLGVGLISLYVMFVGLMVCSAMGLVSWAGIGRV; from the coding sequence ATGGCTTTTACTTTTCGAAGCAATACACAATTTCGTGGTATTTTCAATGGGTTTTCtgcttttgttctttttttcttcttttacaaCCAGGCAGATATCCTTAGGAACCCTCCTATTCTACGGCGACCCTCGTTGATTTCCAATCAAATTCCGACTCCAAGAGCTTATTTCAATTCTGGGTCGAATCGCATTGCCGTAAATATTCATCGTCGAGTTGCTGAAACCGGGGGAAATTCTTCGAGTTCAGTTGATGGGTCGGACGAAAATGATTTGGACGTGCACAATGTTGAATCATGTGCGGGACTTCACGACTACGAAGGTTTTGCTAGCAAATGCCAATTTCTGAAAGCAAATCCGGATTGCTCTTCAGACAGTTTCATCAATTATCTCAAGGTATTCTATTGCGACTGCCATGATTTTAGCTTATTGGGATATTCCATATTGTGTATCTGGCTCGTTGCTCTGTTCTATATATTGGGTAATACTGCGGCAGACTACTTTTGTTGTTCTCTTGAGAAGCTCTCAAGCCTCTTAAAGCTTCCTCCAACTGTTGCTGGTGTTACCCTTTTGCCTCTTGGGAATGGAGCTCCTGATGTGTTTGCCAGCATAGCTGCTTTTGTTGGTACAGATGCAGGGGAATTGGGTCTCAACAGTGTGTTGGGCGGTGCCATGTTTGTGACCTGCATTGTTGTTGGGACTGTTTCCTTATGTATTGCAAACAAGAGAGTTCAGATTAATCGGAGGTGCTTCGTAAGGGATGtcatttttttacttattacaCTGGCATCGCTCTCGCTGATCTTGTTTGTCCGTAAGGTTACCGTGATTGCCGCCATTGCATTCGTATCTATATATGTTGTTTATGCACTCGGAGTTGTTATAAGTGAGATTGTGAGGAAAAATATTGGCAATTTGAAACTCGATGTTGTTTCGCCATTGCTTCCGGTTCGAGCCAGTATGTTTTCTCATGCAACAGAGGATGATGGCTCCTTGTTTGAGCCTGAAGATGATGAACCCCCTGAGCTCAACACTTATTTGTCACAATGTATTTGGAATTCGAATGTGGCAATATATTCAAACCAAGAGGTCATGAAGCTTAGCTTGTTGGATGATGAAGTCCCTCCATGGGGTTGGACAGAGAGCATGGATGGAACAGAGAAGTTCTCCTACTCTAAATTGTTGTTTCTATTGGAGATTCCACTAACTTTACCAAGGCGTTTAACGATTCCATTAGTGAATGAAGAAACTTGGTCAAAATCATATGCTGTGGCCAGTGCTTTCATGGCCCCAATTCTGCTGGCTTTTCTGTGGAACACACAAGGAAATGTGTGTTCCCAAAGCAGAACCATTAGTTATTTCATTGGCCTCACGGTTGGTTTCACGCTTGGTGTTCTTTCATACCACCACACAGTTTCTGATCATCCACCTCAGAGGTTCATGATTGTGTGGGTCTTAGGTGGATTTGTAATGAGTATAGTATGGTTCTACATAATAGCCAATGAACTTGTTGGTCTATTGGTGTCTTTTGGTGTGATTATGGGTGTAAATCCATCATTACTTGGGTTAACAGTGCTGGCTTGGGGGAATTCCATGGGTGATTTGATGTCCAACGTTGCATTAACAATGCAGCATGGTGAGGATGGAGTTCAGATTGCGTTGTCGGGATGCTATGCGAGTCCCATGTTTAACACCCTTGTTGGTTTGGGGATATCAATGTTGCTTGGAGCGTGGGCAGAGAGACCAGGTTCCTACATTGTTCCCCAAGACAGTGGGTTGTTTTACACCATGGCTTTTCTTGTAACAGGATTGATATGGGCACTGGTTGTTTTGCTTCAAAACGACATGCATCCAACCAAGCTTTTAGGGGTGGGACTTATTAGTCTATATGTGATGTTTGTTGGTCTTATGGTATGTTCTGCTATGGGACTTGTATCATGGGCTGGGATAGGCCGGGTTTGA
- the LOC107409504 gene encoding linoleate 13S-lipoxygenase 3-1, chloroplastic, producing the protein MALAKEFMGGSIIERSSLVSSSSSKVFVNRNFRQKQNQFLFSPGLVSLENRKVVHLRKSVRGPVAAISEDLVKKAIPAAPAEKPVKFKVRAVVTVRNKNKEALKDTLVKHLDALTDKIGRNVVLELISTELDQKTKAPKKSNEAALQDWSKKSNVKTERVNYTAEFVVDSNFGVPGAITVTNKHQKEFFLEAITIEGFACGPVHFPCNSWVQSKKDHPGKRIFFSNEPYLPSETPAGLKALREKELKNLRGDGRGVRKLSDRVYDYDLYNDLGNPDKGIELARPTLGGQKIPYPRRCRTGRVPTDTDMYAESRVEKPLPMYVPRDEQFEESKQDTFSFGRLKAVLHSLIPSLKASFSAENRDFSGFSDIDNLYSEGVLLKLGLQDELIKKLPLPTLVSRFQESQGILRYDTPKILSKDKFAWLRDDEFGRQALAGINPVNIEKLQVFPPVSKLDPEIYGPQESALKEEHILGQLNGMSVQQALEENKLFILDFHDVYHPFIDKINALDGRKAYATRTIFFLSPLGTLKPITIELSLPTNVPSSRSKRVVTPPADATSNWTWQLAKAHVCSNDAGVHQLVNHWLRTHACMEPFILAAHRQMSALHPIFKLLDPHMRYTLEINALARQSLISADGVIESCFTPGRYCMEISAAAYKNFWRFDMEGLPADLIRRGIAVPDPSQPHGLKLLIEDYPYANDGLLIWYALENWVRTYVNRYYPNSAAVCNDNELQNWYSESINVGHADLRYESWWPSLASVDDLVSILTTIIWLSSAQHAALNFGQYPYGGYVPNRPPLMRRLIPEESDPEYANFLADPQRYFLSALPSVLQATKFMAVVDTLSTHSPDEEYLGERQQPSIWSGDAEVVEAFYGFSAEVRQIEKEIERRNCDPNNRNRCGAGVLPYELLAPSSEPGVTCRGVPNSVSI; encoded by the exons ATGGCACTTGCTAAAGAATTCATGGGTGGTTCTATAATTGAAAGAAGTTCACTtgtttcatcttcttcttcaaaagTGTTTGTCAATCGTAATTTTAGGCAGAAACAGAACCAGTTTCTGTTCAGCCCTGGTTTGGTTTCTTTGGAAAACAGGAAGGTGGTGCATTTGAGGAAGTCTGTGAGGGGACCTGTTGCAGCAATCAGTGAGGATTTGGTGAAAAAGGCAATTCCTGCTGCTCCTGCTGAGAAGCCTGTGAAGTTCAAGGTTAGAGCTGTTGTGACTGTGAGGAATAAGAACAAGGAGGCCCTGAAGGACACACTGGTTAAGCATTTGGATGCTTTAACTGATAAAATTGGGAGGAATGTTGTTTTGGAACTTATCAGCACTGAATTAGACCAAA AAACAAAGGCTCCAAAGAAGAGCAATGAAGCTGCGCTCCAGGATTGGTCAAAGAAATCTAATGTGAAAACCGAGCGGGTAAATTATACGGCTGAGTTCGTTGTGGACTCCAATTTTGGTGTTCCTGGAGCAATCACGGTGACAAACAAGCATCAGAAGGAGTTTTTCTTGGAGGCCATAACCATTGAAGGATTTGCCTGTGGTCCAGTTCATTTCCCCTGCAATTCTTGGGTACAATCTAAGAAAGATCATCCTGGAAAAAGGATCTTTTTTTCTAATGAG CCATATTTACCAAGTGAAACTCCAGCTGGGCTTAAAGCTTTAAGAGAGAAAGAACTAAAGAACCTTAGGGGAGATGGCAGAGGGGTCAGAAAATTATCAGACAGggtttatgattatgatttataCAACGATTTGGGAAATCCTGACAAGGGAATTGAGCTTGCTAGGCCAACACTCGGAGGCCAAAAAATCCCATATCCTCGGAGATGTCGAACCGGGCGTGTCCCAACTGATACTG ATATGTATGCGGAGAGCAGAGTTGAGAAGCCATTGCCAATGTATGTTCCAagagatgaacaatttgaggagTCAAAGCAGGACACTTTCTCTTTTGGGAGGCTTAAGGCAGTGCTGCACAGCTTAATTCCTTCCTTGAAAGCCAGCTTTTCTGCTGAAAACCGTGACTTCAGTGGATTTTCAGATATCGACAACCTCTACAGCGAAGGTGTTCTTCTTAAATTAGGATTGCAAGATGAACTCATCAAGAAGCTTCCTTTACCGACGTTGGTCAGCAGATTCCAAGAAAGCCAAGGAATTCTCAGATATGACACACCTAAGATACTTTCCA AGGACAAGTTTGCCTGGCTAAGAGATGACGAATTTGGCCGTCAGGCACTCGCTGGGATTAATCCAGTTAACATTGAGAAGTTGCAAGTTTTCCCACCAGTGAGTAAGCTTGATCCTGAAATCTATGGTCCACAAGAGTCTGCCCTCAAGGAAGAACATATTCTGGGCCAACTTAATGGAATGTCTGTACAACAG GCATTGGaggaaaataaacttttcaTATTGGATTTCCATGATGTGTACCATCCATTTATTGATAAGATTAATGCTCTTGATGGTAGAAAAGCCTATGCGACTCGCACAATCTTCTTCCTATCACCTCTCGGTACTCTGAAACCCATAACCATCGAACTTAGCCTGCCAACAAATGTTCCAAGTTCCCGGTCAAAGCGTGTTGTGACACCTCCTGCTGATGCAACATCCAATTGGACGTGGCAGCTTGCCAAGGCACATGTCTGCTCCAACGATGCTGGTGTCCATCAGCTTGTTAACCATTG GTTACGTACACATGCATGCATGGAACCGTTTATTCTGGCTGCACATAGGCAGATGAGTGCCTTGCACCCAATTTTTAAGCTTCTGGATCCTCACATGAGATATACACTAGAGATCAATGCATTGGCCCGACAGAGCTTAATCAGTGCTGATGGTGTCATCGAATCCTGCTTCACTCCTGGTCGTTACTGTATGGAGATTAGTGCTGCTGCATACAAAAATTTCTGGCGTTTCGACATGGAAGGCCTTCCTGCTGATCTTATCAGAAg GGGAATAGCAGTTCCTGATCCATCACAGCCACATGGCCTTAAGCTTCTAATTGAAGACTATCCATATGCCAATGATGGGCTCCTAATCTGGTATGCACTTGAGAACTGGGTTCGAACCTATGTGAACCGTTACTACCCAAATTCAGCAGCAGTTTGCAATGACAATGAGTTACAGAATTGGTACTCTGAGTCCATCAATGTGGGCCATGCTGATCTTCGATACGAAAGCTGGTGGCCCTCATTGGCAAGTGTTGATGATCTTGTCTCAATTCTCACCACCATCATTTGGCTTTCATCAGCTCAACATGCAGCTCTTAATTTTGGGCAGTACCCTTATGGAGGTTATGTGCCAAACCGCCCACCCCTGATGAGAAGACTTATACCAGAAGAAAGTGACCCTGAGTATGCTAATTTCCTAGCAGACCCTCAAAGATACTTCCTCTCAGCATTGCCCAGTGTCCTACAAGCCACAAAATTTATGGCCGTGGTGGACACATTGTCTACACATTCACCGGATGAGgagtacctaggggaacgacaACAGCCTTCAATTTGGTCCGGCGATGCAGAGGTCGTTGAAGCATTTTATGGCTTCTCAGCGGAGGTTAGACAGATAGAGAAGGAGATAGAGAGAAGAAATTGTGATCCAAACAATAGAAATAGGTGTGGGGCTGGTGTGCTTCCTTATGAGCTTCTTGCTCCAAGTTCTGAACCAGGGGTAACATGTAGAGGGGTTCCAAATAGTGTTTCAATTTGA
- the LOC107406824 gene encoding guanine nucleotide-binding protein subunit gamma 3 isoform X5 codes for MEGRCNSSSSLSSASSFGSCSALRAAIPKSPPPPPPPPGLDLYGKRRQMVKLQVLEREIGLLQEELKSLDGLQPASRSCRELDTFIGIRTVVNPITSGTGSGENVASILRGFAALVAACLIDVPAIRHQIPSSMVAIADA; via the exons ATGGAAGGTCGGtgcaattcttcttcttctttatcttcGGCATCGTCGTTCGGTTCTTGCTCCGCATTGCGTGCTGCCATTCCCAAATCTCCtccgccgccgccgccgccaCCGGGATTGGATTTGTACGGCAAGCGGAGGCAAATGGTTAAGCTCCAGGTCTTGGAGAGAGAGATTGGTTTGCTTCAG GAGGAGTTGAAATCACTTGATGGGCTTCAACCTGCTTCCAGATCTTGCAGAGA GCTTGACACATTTATAG GAATCAGGACGGTCGTAAATCCCATCACTTCTGGAACAGGATCTG GGGAAAATGTCGCTTCAATCTTGCGTGGGTTTGCTGCTTTGGTGGCTGCTTGCCTCATAGATGTGCCTGCAATCCGTCATCAAATTCCAAGTTCCATGGTAGCAATTGCAGATGCTTGA
- the LOC107406824 gene encoding guanine nucleotide-binding protein subunit gamma 3 isoform X3 produces MGFNLLPDLAESMSKLLLRLDTFIGAKQDPFIANRNQDGRKSHHFWNRIWGKCRFNLAWVCCFGGCLPHRCACNPSSNSKFHGSNCRCLKKTLHLNCCSFPRLSYPSFGCCCFKLCPCKCKKVSFCPNCCCNPCRLFDGCTCYWII; encoded by the exons ATGGGCTTCAACCTGCTTCCAGATCTTGCAGAGAGTATGTCTAAACTTTTGTTGAG GCTTGACACATTTATAGGTGCTAAACAAGATCCATTCATAGCTAA CAGGAATCAGGACGGTCGTAAATCCCATCACTTCTGGAACAGGATCTG GGGAAAATGTCGCTTCAATCTTGCGTGGGTTTGCTGCTTTGGTGGCTGCTTGCCTCATAGATGTGCCTGCAATCCGTCATCAAATTCCAAGTTCCATGGTAGCAATTGCAGATGCTTGAAGAAAACATTGCACCTAAATTGTTGCAGTTTCCCAAGACTCTCATATCCATCCTTTGGTTGCTGCTGTTTCAAGTTGTGTCCCTGTAAATGTAAGAAGGTAAGCTTTTGTCCCAACTGTTGTTGTAACCCATGCCGTCTGTTCGATGGATGCACTTGTTACTGGATTATCTAA